One genomic window of Gossypium hirsutum isolate 1008001.06 chromosome D11, Gossypium_hirsutum_v2.1, whole genome shotgun sequence includes the following:
- the LOC107926828 gene encoding uncharacterized protein, translating to MANHDLILGQSHNLALRQNQPLVLGHDHNLGLTQNHDLELGQTHERHLGLGQDHDLGLGHSHDHELDLGQRHDQEEDVGHSYGHDNELANDRKPDHGDNELVLSEHNELTVSENQELDDSLALAVDDSQEMGIDPARDLQHSQMVVSLPPVLQVRNSNPTYELAVGQEFPDVKSCRRALRDAAIALHFEMQTIKSDKTRFTAKCASEGCPWRIHAAKLPGVPTFTIRTIHETHTCGGIAHLGHQQASVQWVANTVEQRLRENPNYKPKEILEEIHRVHGITLSYKQAWRGKERIMAAMRGSFEEGYRLLPQYCEQIKRTNPGSIASVYGNPTDNCFQRLFISFQASIYGFLNACRPLLGLDRTYLKSKYLGTLLLATGFDGDGALFPLAFGVVDEENDENWMWFLSELHNLLEINTENMPRLTILSDRQKGVVDGVEANFPTAFHGFCMRHLSESFRKEFNNTMLVNLLWEAAHALTVIEFEAKILEIEEISQDAAYWIRRIPPRLWATAYFEGTRFGHLTANIVESLNSWILEASGLPIIQMMECIRRQLMTWFNERRETSMQWTSILVPSAERRVAEALEYARTYQVLRANEAEFEVISREGTNIVDIRNRCCLCRGWQLYGLPCAHAVAALLSCRQNVHRFTESCFTVATYRKAYSQTIHPIPDKSLWKELSEGDPNANKAVQVVIHPPKSLKPPGRPRKKRVRAEDRGREKRVVHCSRCNQTGHFRTTCAAPI from the coding sequence ATGGCTAACCATGATTTGATACTTGGACAAAGCCACAATCTAGCATTGAGGCAGAATCAGCCACTGGTGCTAGGCCATGATCATAATTTGGGTCTTACCCAGAACCATGATTTGGAATTAGGACAAACCCATGAGCGTCATTTAGGCTTGGGACAGGATCATGACTTAGGTTTAGGGCATTCTCATGATCATGAGTTGGATTTAGGACAGAGGCATGACCAAGAAGAGGATGTTGGCCACAGTTATGGGCATGATAATGAGTTAGCTAATGATCGAAAACCAGATCATGGTGACAATGAGTTAGTTTTATCAGAGCATAATGAATTGACCGTTTCAGAAAACCAAGAGCTTGATGATAGTCTGGCATTGGCTGTGGATGACAGCCAGGAGATGGGAATTGATCCTGCCCGAGATTTGCAGCACTCCCAGATGGTAGTTAGTCTTCCTCCTGTCCTTCAGGTTCGGAATTCAAATCCAACTTACGAATTGGCTGTTGGGCAAGAGTTCCCGGATGTCAAAAGCTGTCGTAGGGCATTGAGGGATGCGGCTATTGCTCTTCACTTTGAAATGCAGACCATCAAATCTGATAAGACTCGTTTTACTGCCAAATGTGCTAGTGAGGGATGTCCATGGCGTATACATGCAGCAAAGCTCCCTGGGGTCCCAACATTCACAATCAGAACCATCCATGAGACCCATACATGTGGAGGGATTGCTCATCTTGGCCATCAACAAGCCTCCGTGCAGTGGGTGGCAAACACTGTGGAACAGCGATTAAGGGAGAACCCTAATTACAAGCCGAAGGAGATATTGGAAGAGATTCACCGAGTTCATGGAATCACCTTATCTTACAAGCAAGCCTGGCGAGGCAAGGAGCGTATCATGGCTGCTATGCGTGGATCTTTTGAGGAAGGGTATCGCCTACTCCCTCAATATTGTGAACAGATCAAGCGGACAAATCCGGGGAGTATTGCGTCTGTTTATGGAAACCCAACTGATAACTGTTTCCAGCGTCTATTCATATCATTTCAGGCCTCAATTTATGGTTTTCTGAATGCTTGTCGACCACTCCTTGGGTTAGATAGGACATATTTGAAAAGCAAGTATCTTGGAACTTTGCTTCTTGCTACTGGTTTTGATGGTGATGGTGCTTTGTTTCCTCTGGCATTTGGTGTTGTTGATGAGGAGAATGATGAAAACTGGATGTGGTTTCTCTCTGAACTTCATAACCTGCTTGAAATCAATACTGAAAACATGCCAAGGCTTACGATTTTGTCTGATAGGCAGAAAGGTGTTGTTGATGGTGTTGAAGCTAATTTCCCTACAGCTTTTCATGGATTTTGCATGCGTCACTTGAGTGAAAGTTTTAGAAAAGAGTTCAATAATACCATGCTTGTCAACCTTTTATGGGAAGCCGCTCATGCCTTGACTgtaattgaatttgaggcaaagattCTTGAGATTGAAGAGATATCACAAGATGCTGCATATTGGATCCGACGAATCCCACCTCGTTTGTGGGCAACAGCCTATTTCGAAGGCACGAGATTCGGGCATCTAACAGCAAACATAGTTGAATCACTGAATTCCTGGATTTTAGAAGCTTCAGGGCTTCCAATAATTCAGATGATGGAATGCATTAGGAGACAGCTTATGACATGGTTCAATGAACGGCGAGAGACTAGCATGCAGTGGACGTCGATACTTGTCCCTTCTGCCGAAAGGCGTGTTGCGGAGGCACTTGAGTATGCACGCACATATCAGGTCCTTCGTGCTAATGAAGCTGAATTTGAAGTTATATCTCGTGAAGGGACAAATATTGTGGACATTCGCAATCGCTGTTGCCTTTGTCGGGGCTGGCAGTTGTATGGTTTGCCATGTGCGCACGCTGTGGCAGCACTTCTTTCTTGCAGGCAGAATGTTCATCGATTTACTGAGAGCTGTTTCACCGTGGCAACATATCGGAAGGCATATTCTCAAACCATTCATCCGATTCCAGATAAAAGTCTATGGAAAGAGTTGTCTGAGGGGGACCCGAATGCCAACAAAGCCGTTCAAGTTGTCATTCACCCACCCAAATCACTTAAACCACCTGGTCGGCCACGAAAAAAGCGAGTTAGAGCAGAAGATCGTGGCCGTGAGAAGCGGGTTGTGCATTGTAGCCGTTGTAATCAGACAGGCCATTTTAGAACAACATGTGCAGCACCAATTTAA